Proteins co-encoded in one Cyprinus carpio isolate SPL01 chromosome B5, ASM1834038v1, whole genome shotgun sequence genomic window:
- the fkbp6 gene encoding LOW QUALITY PROTEIN: inactive peptidyl-prolyl cis-trans isomerase FKBP6 (The sequence of the model RefSeq protein was modified relative to this genomic sequence to represent the inferred CDS: substituted 1 base at 1 genomic stop codon), translating into MGVLLLYLLTPFHRLALQMQDILGDGGILKEVVHAGEGPPVPKHASVSIHFSGFLEYSDTPFETTSHLKFPRMMKLGRDVTLYGLELGLLTMKKGEFSRFLFKPKYAYGDLGCPPHIPPLATVLYEVQVLDFLDSAQVDEFLDLSMDEQNSVSLSTFLNVLDTQRSFGNLCFNKKRYEDARERYKQAMTLLQNRELVDDEEKQRLEEMKLPFLLNLSLTYLKLEKPQKALCYGQKVLDISPQNTKARFRCAQACLEMNDYEKAQDYLTLAQAKKPFDPDINTLLKKLAFCYKDYLDKEREMCSKMFSGFKXTEK; encoded by the exons atGGGGGTGTTACTGTTGTACCTCTTG ACTCCATTCCATCGTCTGGCTTTGCAAATGCAAGACATATTAGGGGATGGAGGAATTCTCAAAGAGGTCGTCCATGCAGGGGAAGGTCCACCCGTACCCAAGCATGCTTCTGTATCAA TTCATTTCTCTGGTTTCCTTGAGTACTCTGACACACCTTTTGAGACAACCAGCCACCTTAAATTTCCACGAATGATGAAGCTTGGTAGAG ATGTTACTTTGTATGGCCTAGAGCTCGGCCTTCTTACAATGAAGAAAGGTGAGTTCTCCCGTTTTCTCTTCAAGCCCAAATACGCCTATGGGGACCTTGGGTGCCCCCCGCACATACCTCCATTAGCCACGGTCCTCTATGAGGTGCAAGTCCTCGACTTCCTGGACTCTGCACAAGTGGATGAATTCTTGGATTTGAGTATG GATGAGCAGAACAGTGTTTCTCTGTCCACATTTCTGAATGTTCTGGACACACAGCGGAGTTTTGGCAACCTCTGCTTCAATAAGAAGCGCTATGAAGATGCTCGAGAGAGATACAAGCAG GCCATGACACTTTTGCAAAATCGTGAGCTGGTGGATGATGAAGAGAAGCAGCGTCTTGAGGAAATGAAATTGCCTTTCCTGCTCAACCTCTCACTCACGTACCTCAAACTGGAGAAACCCCAGAAGGCCCTTTGCTACGGTCAGAAAGTGTTGGACATCAGCCCTCAGAACACTAAAGC TCGATTCCGCTGTGCTC aggCCTGTTTGGAGATGAATGACTATGAGAAAGCACAAGATTACCTTACACTCGCTCAGGCGAAAAAGCCATTTGACCCTGACATCAACACCTTGCTGAAAAAGCTTGCTTT CTGCTACAAGGACTATttggacaaagagagagagatgtgctcCAAGATGTTCTCAGGTTTTAAGTGAACGGAAAAGTGA